The region AAAGATATACTTGCAGGCATAATAGCCCAAAGGCGACACTACTGTAGGTGATACCATATTCAACTCTTGCTCCAAATGCTTTGAGCAAGCAGCTATTTCTGTCTGTTTGGGCCTTCGGTTTTTCGGTAATCTGCATTTTAGCAAATTGGTCATATAAAAGTCTTCTCGAGATGCATTTATTGCATTGATAATGGACCAAAATACATCACCGCTTGGGCCCATAAACATCTTGCCAGATTCATCCTCCAATTCACCTGGAGCCTGAGCGATCAGAAGTATACTCGCATGCGCATTACCTTCACCAGCAAGCACATGCTTTCGCGAATCGCACAATGCGCAAGCACGGCAGGATTTCAGATCAATACTTTCCATCGAGCATAAATTTTCG is a window of Candidatus Cloacimonadota bacterium DNA encoding:
- a CDS encoding uracil-DNA glycosylase, whose product is MESIDLKSCRACALCDSRKHVLAGEGNAHASILLIAQAPGELEDESGKMFMGPSGDVFWSIINAINASREDFYMTNLLKCRLPKNRRPKQTEIAACSKHLEQELNMVSPTVVSPLGYYACKYIFETRKIGRFDKSEYPSFIGKAFVCQDFIVIPLSHPTSLIHHPEYRSQAQINYYRAFRLEPCKWFSLCPVRALTQAGRIGYFWTDHYCLNKWQECERYKLEAGGIAHADNMLPDGSFIVAKSP